DNA from Sulfurimonas xiamenensis:
TCTACTTGTAGAAAATACATTTGAGCCTGTGTATACATCGGCAGACGGTGCAGAAAAATCAAGCTGGAACGGAACAAAGCTTACTGAATCTTTAGATACTGTTATTGGCGGTCCAAGCTATGTAACTGAAGAAGATCTTGACAACAGCGAATCAAAAGCTGGTGTTTTAGAGGGTGCAGCTCACTAATGCAAAGAAGAGAGCTCTTTAGCTCTCTTGCTTCCTCTTTAAAAAGCAGCAGAAAGCAAGAGAAATTATTAAGACCGCCATATTATACAGATGAATCTCTTTTTCATAATGAGTGTAGCAAATGTGATGCAGCGTGCGCCACTGTTTGTGAAGAAGATATAATTAAAATTTCAGATGATAAAACACCATATTTAGTATTTTCAAATAGTGGTTGCACATATTGCGACAAGTGTGCTGAAGCATGTAAATTTGGAGTATTAAATATAGAAAACAAAAAGCTCATTAATGCTACAATAACGATAAATAAAAACAGTTGCTTAAGTTGGAATCATACAATGTGTTTTTCTTGCAAAGATCCATGTTTAGATAATGCGATAGATTTTCAGGCTATGTTTATGCCGACAATAAATGATAAATGCACAGCTTGTGGGTTTTGCATAAGCAGGTGTCCGACAAATGCAATACATATAAAGGTATTATAATGAAAATCATTACTCTAATAACACTACTGTTAAC
Protein-coding regions in this window:
- a CDS encoding ferredoxin-type protein NapF — protein: MQRRELFSSLASSLKSSRKQEKLLRPPYYTDESLFHNECSKCDAACATVCEEDIIKISDDKTPYLVFSNSGCTYCDKCAEACKFGVLNIENKKLINATITINKNSCLSWNHTMCFSCKDPCLDNAIDFQAMFMPTINDKCTACGFCISRCPTNAIHIKVL